The window CGCGGCTGGAGAGCGAGTCCTCGAACCCGAGCGAGCGAGCGAGGCGCAGCTTCTCATCGACCACATCGAACAGCAGGATGGGCGCCGCGCCCATGGCCCGCGCCCATTGCGCCACCAGCAGGCCGATCGGCCCCGCTCCGAACACCGCCACGCTCTCGCCGGCCCGACAACTCGCGCGGCGCAGCGCGTGTAGAGCGACGGCGGCCGGCTCCGCCATGGCCGCCTCGGCGAGCGAGACGCCCTCCGGCACGCGAATCAGGTTCGCCCGCGGCGCCGCGACGTAGGTGGCGAATCCGCCGTCGCTACGCGACCCCAGATAGTCATACGCCTCGCACTGCGCGTATGCGCCCCGCTCGCAGGCCGCGCACCGCCCGCACCATATCAAGGGGAACACCGCGACGCGATCGCCGGCCCGAAGGTCGCCGATGTCCTCGGCCACGGCCTCGACGGTGCCGGCCATCTCGTGGCCCGGCACGGTCGGGAACCGATAGGTGCCCTTGCGGTAGATGCGCGGCAGATCCGAGCCGCACACACCGCAGTGCGCGACTCGCACGCGCGCCCATCCCGGCCGCAGGGCGGGAACGGGGCGGCGCTCAAAGCGGATGTCGCCGACGGCGTGCAGCACGAGGGCATCCATCGAGCCG is drawn from Chthonomonadales bacterium and contains these coding sequences:
- a CDS encoding galactitol-1-phosphate 5-dehydrogenase produces the protein MAAPEALAGSMDALVLHAVGDIRFERRPVPALRPGWARVRVAHCGVCGSDLPRIYRKGTYRFPTVPGHEMAGTVEAVAEDIGDLRAGDRVAVFPLIWCGRCAACERGAYAQCEAYDYLGSRSDGGFATYVAAPRANLIRVPEGVSLAEAAMAEPAAVALHALRRASCRAGESVAVFGAGPIGLLVAQWARAMGAAPILLFDVVDEKLRLARSLGFEDSLSSRDAEAAARVRDATDGRGAHVCVEAAGVSSTVLSALASARPGGRVVLLGNPSGDVTLPAAAISALMRGEVSVLGAWNSVYSAHGNDDDWSAVLGAVAARNLDLCSLVTHEVPLSRGVTALEAMRDGRRSSCKVLLHPDTEEVAR